A genomic window from Sulfurospirillum diekertiae includes:
- a CDS encoding Calx-beta domain-containing protein, whose amino-acid sequence MKKNSLFLFIFLIIFFHVISWGACTGPLQGTWNTTATTYSHSNNSFTADYYTINVSQPGTLNLTINNTSSGSGTRSLTASLFPTGTCSSTATWTSGTVTKGNSTTGNIAVSAGTYTLQLTRSNSSTTGYSLNGTFSLPTLSIADASLAEGNSGTSYMNFTVTLSPSANASVNYTTANGTATAGSDYITTSGTLTFTSVGTTTQTISVPILGDTVIEPDETFTVTLSNASGATISRTTATGTILNDDNPTVTIGEREFAIRNPVTTRNIKGGLQVIGNTVLCVQNNGVCYDYTGNLTNSDLNLQYIDVDGITRNYNNSSQAQLNIPTTATIKWAGIYSQGYLNTYNSTSVTTILKDPIYVTIPNMGTISSIPEVIDLYANGTYGYTYDTFAALPSLIGQTGATVNGWITGANIKANTGTDSSGLGNFGAWVLVVVYEDSNSSLKNISVYDGYKRVANAYGFNTVNITPTGFLTPTSGSINSTLSLFVGEGDKNIAGDKLYVNSTAINDTNAFYSTMSGFNANPNYSNTEGIDIQNHNIGVDGNTSHPQIIGNGTTSATITLTSTQDTYFPSVVAFTTELYEPRVCYVEAYYNADGNATLTSAKVGDIITIKTWIANMKKDASDGNLETAQKVQITMEHDDTNLAYKPESTQIQNVGESAYTSKTDANDSDIATFYSDTNTSVWNIGTGANGTNGGDLTPNVTNDPNNKAYISFKEKLQTSGDITIANVYKVSYENSSMGLRIGDESPVNIGVCKDFNSLITVSAPLGVFNVVNQNFSGSTNSKDGTTSDNALYTQIAGQDFNVKLLVLNTDYTTLKSYTGDVNLSLISEPNYLVADTDAQKQAKCDAASPLTTAQTISFTSESSKTLSLNYSTAYKNVAFKVAYNDSGTTKYVCSRDSFAIRPATYVMTTNAAHLVGGANYTLTVNAVTNNTAVNGYTQAITTNTTSLKALLDLIIPAGCNLPAAQNALNPMTFTNGIATYGTFTYNNVGDVNVTVSDNNWTTIDQNSNSDCLAESTASEPDGNGKVGCLIEKVQQFTFSPKQFNNQLALKNFNDGNFTYISNDNNMSAKALLTTTAVLNDAITTATNYTAKCYARNIDYTLALINNKNLSTSTTQNRIHYFDDTNATSHLENNATLAQAPFSSTEGNFTNGTASNLTSLFNFTRTITTADEPFKIAKNDFNITNVIDSNGTSGIDFNRTIDQNTTFYYGRVYSTDYRGPTNIDTTIRYEIYCKNCIKTDFNIIGVQSPTSLTWYQNPLHVNNDGNVTKFSSVGTTLINNLDETASGAIANGIETNTLKNAVAPYTDRIQMTPSSWCLLYNSSNTAATTNDFNVEFIRSGDWAGQGNLGKTVDVNSSVRTNRRMEW is encoded by the coding sequence ATGAAAAAAAATAGCTTATTCTTATTCATCTTTTTAATCATTTTTTTTCATGTGATAAGTTGGGGAGCATGTACTGGCCCCTTACAAGGAACTTGGAATACAACTGCAACAACGTATAGTCATAGTAATAACAGTTTTACTGCCGATTATTATACAATCAATGTTTCTCAACCTGGGACACTAAACTTAACTATAAACAATACTAGTTCTGGTTCTGGAACAAGAAGTTTAACAGCTTCTTTATTTCCTACAGGAACGTGTTCTTCCACAGCTACATGGACGTCTGGCACGGTTACAAAAGGAAACTCTACAACAGGAAATATTGCCGTATCTGCTGGCACCTATACACTACAATTAACTCGAAGTAATTCAAGTACTACAGGGTACAGCCTAAATGGAACTTTTTCATTGCCCACACTTTCTATTGCTGATGCATCTTTGGCAGAAGGTAACAGTGGAACTTCATATATGAATTTTACTGTAACGCTATCGCCAAGTGCTAATGCAAGTGTCAATTATACAACTGCTAACGGAACAGCAACCGCTGGAAGTGACTATATTACTACAAGTGGGACATTGACTTTTACCTCAGTTGGTACAACCACTCAGACCATTTCAGTTCCTATTCTTGGTGATACAGTGATTGAACCTGATGAAACTTTTACTGTTACTTTGTCTAATGCTTCTGGAGCAACAATTTCAAGAACAACGGCAACAGGTACTATTTTAAATGATGACAACCCAACCGTTACCATAGGTGAACGTGAATTTGCCATTCGTAATCCTGTAACAACTCGAAATATTAAAGGTGGATTACAAGTTATTGGCAATACGGTTTTATGTGTTCAAAATAATGGTGTCTGTTATGATTATACTGGAAACCTAACCAACTCTGATTTAAATCTACAATATATCGATGTTGATGGGATAACCCGAAATTATAATAACTCATCTCAAGCTCAACTTAACATACCAACAACGGCAACAATCAAATGGGCAGGGATTTATTCTCAAGGATATCTTAATACGTATAATTCAACCTCAGTAACAACAATTTTAAAAGACCCTATTTATGTAACTATCCCAAATATGGGGACAATATCCAGTATTCCTGAAGTAATCGACCTCTATGCTAATGGTACTTATGGTTATACCTATGATACGTTTGCTGCCTTACCTTCATTGATTGGGCAAACAGGTGCCACGGTCAATGGTTGGATTACAGGTGCTAATATTAAAGCCAATACAGGAACCGATAGTAGTGGTCTAGGTAATTTTGGAGCGTGGGTATTAGTCGTTGTCTACGAAGATAGTAATTCTTCTTTAAAAAATATCTCTGTTTACGACGGTTACAAAAGAGTGGCAAATGCCTATGGGTTCAATACTGTAAACATCACACCTACAGGATTTTTAACACCAACTAGTGGTAGCATAAATTCTACTCTTTCGCTTTTTGTAGGAGAGGGAGATAAAAATATCGCTGGAGATAAGCTTTACGTCAATAGTACGGCAATTAATGATACAAATGCTTTTTATTCAACAATGAGTGGTTTTAATGCAAATCCTAATTATTCCAATACGGAAGGTATTGATATCCAAAACCACAATATTGGCGTAGATGGAAATACATCACATCCTCAAATTATCGGTAATGGCACAACTAGTGCAACTATTACATTAACATCTACTCAAGATACTTATTTTCCTAGCGTTGTTGCCTTTACCACCGAGCTTTATGAACCACGTGTCTGCTACGTAGAGGCTTATTATAATGCGGACGGAAATGCAACATTAACAAGTGCAAAAGTTGGCGATATTATTACTATTAAAACATGGATAGCCAACATGAAAAAAGATGCTAGTGATGGCAACTTAGAAACTGCACAAAAAGTTCAAATCACGATGGAGCATGATGATACCAATCTTGCATATAAACCTGAAAGCACTCAAATTCAAAATGTAGGTGAAAGTGCCTATACCAGTAAAACAGATGCCAATGATAGCGATATAGCAACATTTTACTCTGATACAAATACTTCTGTATGGAATATTGGCACAGGTGCAAATGGTACCAATGGTGGTGATTTAACGCCAAATGTTACCAATGATCCTAACAATAAAGCGTATATTTCCTTTAAAGAAAAATTACAAACATCAGGAGACATCACCATTGCCAATGTCTACAAAGTCTCTTACGAAAACTCTAGTATGGGACTTCGAATAGGAGATGAATCACCAGTCAATATTGGCGTATGTAAAGATTTTAATTCTTTAATAACGGTTAGCGCTCCACTAGGTGTTTTTAATGTTGTCAATCAAAATTTTTCAGGTAGCACAAACTCAAAAGATGGTACAACTAGCGATAATGCACTTTACACACAGATTGCAGGGCAAGATTTTAATGTTAAACTCTTGGTACTCAATACTGATTATACCACTCTAAAAAGCTACACTGGTGATGTTAATTTAAGCTTAATATCAGAGCCGAACTATTTAGTAGCAGATACAGATGCTCAAAAACAAGCTAAATGCGATGCTGCATCACCCTTGACAACTGCTCAAACTATCTCTTTTACCAGTGAAAGTTCAAAAACACTATCACTTAACTACTCAACTGCCTATAAAAATGTTGCTTTTAAAGTAGCATACAATGATAGCGGTACAACAAAATATGTCTGTTCACGTGATAGCTTTGCCATTCGACCAGCTACTTACGTAATGACCACCAACGCTGCACATTTAGTTGGAGGAGCAAATTATACACTTACTGTAAATGCTGTTACAAACAACACTGCTGTAAATGGCTATACACAAGCAATAACTACAAATACTACTAGCTTAAAAGCACTTTTAGATCTAATCATCCCTGCAGGATGCAATCTTCCAGCAGCGCAAAATGCACTTAATCCTATGACATTCACTAATGGAATAGCCACTTATGGTACTTTTACTTATAATAATGTAGGGGATGTAAACGTAACCGTTTCTGACAACAATTGGACAACAATAGATCAAAATTCAAATAGTGATTGTTTAGCGGAAAGCACTGCATCAGAGCCTGATGGAAATGGCAAAGTGGGATGTCTTATTGAAAAAGTACAACAATTTACATTTAGTCCAAAACAATTTAATAATCAATTAGCACTAAAAAATTTTAATGACGGCAATTTTACGTATATATCAAATGATAATAATATGAGTGCTAAGGCTCTTTTAACAACAACGGCTGTTTTAAATGACGCTATAACAACTGCAACTAATTACACAGCCAAGTGCTATGCACGAAACATTGACTACACTCTTGCCCTTATCAATAATAAAAATTTATCAACTTCAACTACTCAAAATCGTATTCATTATTTTGACGACACTAATGCCACATCCCATTTAGAAAACAATGCAACACTTGCACAAGCACCTTTTAGCTCAACCGAAGGTAATTTTACTAATGGTACAGCATCTAATTTAACATCATTATTTAATTTTACACGCACTATTACTACAGCAGACGAACCATTTAAAATTGCAAAAAATGATTTCAATATTACCAATGTTATTGATAGTAATGGAACGTCAGGAATTGATTTTAATAGGACAATAGATCAAAATACAACTTTTTACTATGGTCGTGTTTATTCAACTGACTATCGAGGACCTACTAACATCGATACTACTATTCGCTATGAGATTTATTGTAAAAATTGTATTAAGACTGATTTCAATATCATTGGAGTACAAAGTCCAACATCGCTTACTTGGTATCAAAATCCTTTACATGTAAACAATGATGGAAATGTAACAAAGTTTTCTTCAGTAGGAACAACCTTGATAAATAACCTTGATGAAACAGCCTCAGGAGCTATTGCTAACGGCATTGAGACCAATACGCTTAAAAATGCAGTGGCTCCCTATACAGATCGTATTCAGATGACACCTTCATCATGGTGCTTACTTTATAATTCTTCCAATACCGCAGCTACGACCAATGACTTTAATGTTGAATTTATACGTTCTGGTGACTGGGCTGGCCAAGGGAACCTTGGTAAAACGGTCGATGTTAACTCTTCTGTGCGAACAAATCGTAGGATGGAATGGTAA
- a CDS encoding outer membrane protein assembly factor BamD encodes MKIINVLIVASLVALISGCASKDKEVFNMPATYWYEEIAKEIKAQDLEKADSRYTSLASEHIESPLLPDAMMMLANAHIQDEEYVLANFYLDEYLKRYGSKANADHVRYMKIKANYEAFPNPNRNQQLLLDTIVQTKDFIAKYPNSKFRPLAETILARLEMGEYFLNENIKDLYNRVDKPDAAQLYDEKLKKSSLGDAKIIEPSVPWYRSWFEKK; translated from the coding sequence ATGAAGATAATAAATGTTCTTATTGTGGCGTCATTGGTAGCTTTAATCAGTGGTTGTGCTTCTAAAGATAAAGAGGTTTTTAATATGCCAGCAACCTATTGGTATGAAGAGATCGCCAAAGAAATTAAAGCTCAAGATTTGGAAAAAGCAGACTCACGATATACATCTTTAGCCAGTGAGCACATCGAATCCCCACTGCTTCCAGATGCAATGATGATGCTTGCCAATGCGCATATTCAAGATGAAGAGTATGTTTTAGCCAATTTTTACCTTGATGAGTATTTGAAACGTTATGGTAGTAAAGCCAACGCCGATCATGTTCGCTACATGAAAATCAAAGCAAACTATGAGGCATTCCCCAATCCAAATAGAAATCAGCAACTTCTTTTAGATACGATTGTTCAAACCAAAGATTTTATAGCAAAATATCCTAACTCAAAATTCCGCCCTTTAGCGGAAACGATTTTAGCAAGATTGGAAATGGGTGAGTATTTCTTAAATGAAAATATCAAAGATCTTTATAATCGTGTTGATAAGCCAGATGCAGCGCAATTATACGATGAAAAACTCAAAAAATCTTCTTTGGGTGACGCAAAAATTATAGAACCAAGTGTTCCTTGGTATCGTTCTTGGTTTGAGAAAAAGTAG
- a CDS encoding type II secretion system protein — translation MKQRSAFTMIELVMVIVVFGIVASIGAEIVASLYTNYLRTRAINYLQSQTEITLEQIAKRLQYRIKDSVRVTTDDGGTWVSLPNANPTAAGDHTIIEWIGISNESFLGEHNGTSVVPGWSGLIDMDSNETNGSVTIRTLKTPGSRLDFANNTIKALTNNAVSMDGTPGTNFPTLIFKGSKIGTFADYYPPSSKYENNVTCKNNDCTTNRDILSVPNGLADLDTDGSGDLFEQYYLSHTAYAIMPGSNSATDFTLFLQYNYQPWQGETYQNGSQTILAEHVSTFRIRQDGDVVRIKLCIHDNNQSGSFDFSACKEKVIY, via the coding sequence ATGAAACAACGCTCCGCTTTTACTATGATAGAACTGGTGATGGTCATCGTTGTTTTTGGAATCGTTGCAAGCATTGGAGCAGAGATTGTCGCTAGTTTATATACCAACTATCTACGAACACGCGCTATCAACTACCTTCAAAGCCAAACGGAAATTACTTTAGAGCAAATCGCAAAACGATTGCAGTATCGTATCAAAGACAGTGTACGCGTAACTACAGATGATGGAGGAACATGGGTTTCATTACCCAATGCTAACCCTACTGCCGCAGGTGATCATACTATTATCGAATGGATCGGTATAAGTAATGAAAGTTTTTTGGGTGAACACAATGGTACGTCTGTTGTGCCTGGATGGAGTGGGCTCATCGATATGGATAGTAATGAAACAAATGGCAGTGTTACCATAAGAACATTAAAAACACCTGGTAGCAGACTCGATTTTGCAAATAATACAATAAAAGCACTCACCAATAATGCCGTTTCTATGGATGGAACACCCGGTACAAACTTCCCTACTCTCATTTTTAAAGGTAGCAAAATAGGTACATTTGCAGATTATTACCCACCTAGTTCCAAATACGAAAACAACGTTACATGTAAAAATAATGATTGTACGACAAATCGAGATATTTTAAGTGTTCCTAATGGCTTAGCCGATCTTGACACTGATGGTTCTGGCGATCTATTTGAACAATACTATCTTTCACATACCGCTTATGCGATTATGCCAGGTAGCAACAGTGCAACTGACTTTACGTTGTTCCTCCAATATAATTATCAACCATGGCAAGGTGAAACCTATCAAAATGGATCACAAACAATCTTAGCCGAACATGTCAGCACTTTTCGTATTCGTCAAGATGGCGATGTTGTGCGTATCAAGCTTTGCATTCATGACAATAACCAAAGTGGTAGCTTCGACTTTAGTGCTTGTAAAGAAAAGGTAATTTACTAA
- a CDS encoding type IV pilus modification PilV family protein, whose protein sequence is MRSAMSMIELVFAIVIMGIAVMSLPLILTQVQNNNAFAMQQEAILAAKAKIGDILTYEWDDNSYSATAQRSYVLDTLNGNGDLNRTGTTDQRVGHVNANYRRKLFDTSIALAARSATDTNTTGGNDVDRFNGQDTNISATLENAGKGLDYVFALTLKPIITYARDTATYSNTPLNNFVFDFANANAITNIKTISVQVTGGDQNITLRAFTCNIGESTLLPSRPYK, encoded by the coding sequence ATGCGCTCTGCTATGTCGATGATTGAGCTTGTTTTTGCTATCGTCATTATGGGCATTGCGGTGATGAGCTTACCCCTTATCTTAACGCAAGTACAAAATAACAACGCCTTTGCGATGCAACAAGAAGCGATTCTTGCAGCAAAAGCAAAAATTGGTGATATTCTGACCTATGAATGGGATGATAATAGTTATAGTGCAACCGCTCAACGCTCTTATGTGCTTGATACTCTTAATGGAAATGGCGATTTAAATCGTACAGGGACAACCGATCAAAGAGTCGGTCATGTTAATGCCAACTATCGACGAAAATTGTTTGACACCTCTATAGCCTTAGCGGCTAGATCTGCTACAGATACAAACACTACAGGTGGTAATGATGTTGATCGTTTTAACGGACAAGATACAAACATTTCTGCTACTTTGGAAAATGCAGGCAAAGGACTTGATTATGTGTTTGCACTGACGCTGAAACCTATCATTACCTATGCAAGAGATACCGCAACCTATAGCAACACCCCTCTTAATAATTTTGTATTTGATTTTGCTAACGCAAATGCTATTACTAATATTAAAACCATTTCTGTACAAGTTACAGGAGGCGATCAAAACATTACGTTACGCGCCTTTACATGTAATATTGGTGAATCGACACTTCTTCCTTCAAGGCCTTACAAATGA
- a CDS encoding type II secretion system protein, protein MRRGFTLITAIIFMVLVASIAALSLSFSSFSTKQTTDLYLREQAELLVQSGTEFALLAISGHDINATSNCINSIISQYPTTAAPLFDINITINYMGSGLPAGCNILSNAVVTSDSNITVIIDTIVEDHNISTEPIRLHRRTIQKP, encoded by the coding sequence ATGCGTAGAGGATTTACACTCATTACTGCAATCATTTTCATGGTACTGGTAGCTTCCATTGCAGCATTATCGCTCTCTTTTTCAAGCTTTTCCACCAAACAAACCACGGATTTGTACCTAAGAGAACAAGCGGAGCTCTTGGTACAAAGTGGCACTGAGTTTGCGCTTTTGGCAATTAGTGGGCATGATATCAATGCGACAAGCAATTGTATCAATTCTATTATCTCACAATATCCAACCACAGCTGCACCTCTTTTTGATATTAATATCACCATAAATTATATGGGAAGCGGTCTTCCTGCTGGATGCAATATATTGAGTAATGCAGTTGTTACTTCTGACTCTAATATTACTGTGATAATTGACACTATTGTTGAAGATCACAACATCTCCACAGAACCTATTCGCTTGCATCGTCGCACCATTCAAAAACCCTAA
- the recG gene encoding ATP-dependent DNA helicase RecG, whose protein sequence is MKNLECDPIDQERFKKIGVATLLDLALLLPSSYENTTLSPTPLIEQINTLHVKVLSFRQSPKVLQIVFFCEAWQTNLDGVIFAAKPYHKALFKVGNELYINGKISYNAGRLQMVQPKTVTIINTLFPKYKTTLQNKTVIELMQRYLSIESLMHEGLHVNEAQILLSLHRPSAKEASAIGSFGYSESILKVLKYVEIHNYLKKLSGKKVSFPSCAKLDGDEQPFIASLPFTLTTDQQKVIGEIKRDFLSENAAKRVIMGDVGCGKTMVILASVMMSYPKKAILMAPTTVLANQLYEEAVKFLPLHVKTLLITQEADSQENLADFDFIIGTHALLYRELPECALVMVDEQHRFGTKQRALLSVLVSKQAWHPHYLQFSATPIPRTLNMIQSSLVDFSFIKMLPFPKDITTKVIAKKDFKALVEHLKNEIAQQHQCIIVYPLVEESEMVNYQSIDEGRGFWEKNFEGVYVTYGKDKNKEEILKTFKEEGNLLISTTVVEVGISLPRLSTIVIVGAERLGLASLHQLRGRVSRNGLKGYCYLYTNLAKSERLEKFSQTLDGFEIAELDLAYRQGGDVVGGVIQSGKKLVWFEMANDEEILKEAKARLEI, encoded by the coding sequence GTGAAAAACCTTGAATGTGACCCAATAGATCAAGAACGCTTCAAAAAAATAGGAGTAGCGACGCTGTTAGATTTGGCACTACTCCTGCCTTCTTCGTATGAAAATACAACCCTTTCTCCCACGCCTCTGATTGAGCAGATCAATACATTACATGTAAAGGTACTTTCATTCAGGCAAAGTCCTAAAGTCTTGCAAATTGTCTTTTTTTGTGAAGCATGGCAAACCAACCTTGATGGTGTGATTTTTGCCGCAAAACCGTACCATAAAGCACTCTTTAAAGTGGGGAATGAGCTTTATATTAACGGAAAAATCAGTTACAACGCAGGGCGTTTGCAGATGGTGCAACCCAAAACTGTGACGATCATTAACACTCTGTTTCCAAAGTATAAAACAACACTTCAAAATAAAACAGTCATAGAGCTCATGCAACGGTATTTGAGCATTGAATCTTTAATGCATGAGGGTTTACATGTAAACGAAGCTCAAATACTGTTAAGCTTACACAGACCCAGCGCCAAAGAGGCAAGTGCCATAGGTAGCTTTGGGTACTCAGAATCCATTCTTAAAGTGCTTAAATATGTCGAAATTCATAACTACCTCAAAAAACTCTCTGGTAAAAAGGTAAGTTTTCCCTCTTGCGCAAAACTAGATGGAGATGAGCAGCCTTTTATCGCCTCACTTCCTTTTACATTAACTACCGATCAGCAAAAGGTCATTGGTGAGATCAAACGTGATTTTTTAAGTGAAAATGCTGCCAAGCGTGTCATTATGGGTGATGTTGGGTGTGGCAAAACGATGGTGATTTTGGCTTCAGTCATGATGAGCTACCCCAAAAAAGCCATTTTGATGGCACCTACCACCGTGCTTGCCAACCAATTATATGAGGAGGCAGTGAAGTTTTTACCTTTACATGTAAAGACGCTTTTGATCACGCAAGAGGCGGATAGTCAAGAGAATTTGGCTGATTTTGACTTCATCATCGGCACGCATGCGCTTTTGTACCGCGAGCTTCCTGAATGTGCGTTGGTTATGGTCGATGAACAACATCGCTTTGGTACCAAACAACGCGCGTTGCTTTCAGTTTTGGTTTCCAAACAGGCATGGCATCCGCACTATTTGCAATTCTCGGCGACACCGATTCCAAGAACCTTGAATATGATTCAGTCCTCTTTGGTGGATTTTTCATTTATTAAAATGCTTCCTTTTCCCAAAGATATTACGACCAAAGTGATCGCTAAAAAAGATTTTAAAGCATTGGTAGAACATCTCAAAAATGAAATTGCACAGCAGCATCAATGCATTATCGTTTATCCGCTGGTCGAAGAGAGTGAAATGGTCAATTACCAGTCGATTGATGAAGGGCGTGGCTTTTGGGAGAAAAATTTTGAGGGTGTTTATGTTACGTATGGCAAAGATAAAAATAAAGAAGAGATCCTCAAAACCTTTAAAGAAGAGGGCAATCTGCTCATCTCAACCACGGTTGTGGAGGTTGGCATCTCCCTTCCAAGGCTTTCCACGATCGTTATTGTTGGCGCGGAACGTTTGGGGCTTGCGAGTTTACATCAACTTCGTGGACGCGTGAGTCGCAATGGTTTAAAAGGGTACTGCTATCTTTACACCAATCTAGCCAAAAGTGAAAGGCTAGAGAAGTTTTCTCAAACGTTGGATGGCTTTGAGATCGCAGAACTTGATTTGGCATACCGTCAAGGTGGAGATGTCGTTGGCGGTGTGATTCAAAGTGGAAAAAAACTGGTTTGGTTTGAAATGGCAAATGATGAGGAAATTTTAAAAGAGGCAAAAGCAAGACTTGAAATATAG
- the fliW gene encoding flagellar assembly protein FliW: MIFSVKAPIPGFESIKEVELEKFDDFFVKFISKSDPTVFTLINPFMIRSYEFEIPEYFRALLDINEKTNILILNIMIIATPIETSTINFIAPLVFNVDNGSVAQVVLDVNLYPEFGLMESISQYLNKEKAE; the protein is encoded by the coding sequence ATGATCTTCTCTGTTAAAGCGCCGATCCCAGGATTTGAATCCATCAAAGAAGTAGAACTCGAAAAATTTGATGATTTTTTTGTCAAATTTATCTCTAAATCCGACCCAACTGTCTTTACACTCATCAATCCTTTTATGATCCGCTCTTATGAATTTGAAATCCCTGAGTATTTTAGAGCTTTGCTTGATATTAATGAAAAAACAAACATTCTTATTTTAAATATTATGATTATTGCCACACCTATCGAAACATCAACCATCAATTTTATCGCACCCCTTGTCTTTAATGTTGATAACGGCAGTGTCGCTCAAGTCGTTTTAGATGTAAACCTCTACCCTGAGTTTGGTTTAATGGAAAGTATTTCACAATACTTAAATAAAGAAAAAGCTGAGTAA